The sequence NNNNNNNNNNNNNNNNNNNNNNNNNNNNNNNNNNNNNNNNNNNNNNNNNNNNNNNNNNNNNNNNNNNNNNNNNNNNNNNNNNNNNNNNNNNNNNNNNNNNNNNNNNNNNNNNNNNNNNNNNNNNNNNNNNNNNNNNNNNNNNNNNNNNNNNNNNNNNNNNNNNNNNNNNNNNNNNNNNNNNNNNNNNNNNNNNNNNNNNNNNNNNNNNNNNNNNNNNNNNNNNNNNNNNNNNNNNNNNNNNNNNNNNNNNNNNNNNNNNNNNNNNNNNNNNNNNNNNNNNNNNNNNNNNNNNNNNNNNNNNNNNNNNNNNNNNNNNNNNNNNNNNNNNNNNNNNNNNNNNNNNNNNNNNNNNNNNNNNNNNNNNNNNNNNNNNNNNNNNNNNNNNNNNNNNNNNNNNNNNNNNNNNNNNNNNNNNNNNNNNNNNNNNNNNNNNNNNNNNNNNNNNNNNNNNNNNNNNNNNNNNNNNNNNNNNNNNNNNNNNNNNNNNNNNNNNNNNNNNNNNNNNNNNNNNNNNNNNNNNNNNNNNNNNNNNNNNNNNNNNNNNNNNNNNNNNNNNNNNNNNNNNNNNNNNNNNNNNNNNNNNNNNNNNNNNNNNNNNNNNNNNNNNNNNNNNNNNNNNNNNNNNNNNNNNNNNNNNNNNNNNNNNNNNNNNNNNNNNNNNNNNNNNNNNNNNNNNNNNNNNNNNNNNNNNNNNNNNNNNNNNNNNNNNNNNNNNNNNNNNNNNNNNNNNNNNNNNNNNNNNNNNNNNNNNNNNNNNNNNNNNNNNNNNNNNNNNNNNNNNNNNNNNNNNNNNNNNNNNNNNNNNNNNNNNNNNNNNNNNNNNNNNNNNNNNNNNNNNNNNNNNNNNNNNNNNNNNNNNNNNNNNNNNNNNNNNNNNNNNNNNNNNNNNNNNNNNNNNNNNNNNNNNNNNNNNNNNNNNNNNNNNNNNNNNNNNNNNNNNNNNNNNNNNNNNNNNNNNNNNNNNNNNNNNNNNNNNNNNNNNNNNNNNNNNNNNNNNNNNNNNNNNNNNNNNNNNNNNNNNNNNNNNNNNNNNNNNNNNNNNNNNNNNNNNNNNNNNNNNNNNNNNNNNNNNNNNNNNNNNNNNNNNNNNNNNNNNNNNNNNNNNNNNNNNNNNNNNNNNNNNNNNNNNNNNNNNNNNNNNNNNNNNNNNNNNNNNNNNNNNNNNNNNNNNNNNNNNNNNNNNNNNNNNNNNNNNNNNNNNNNNNNNNNNNNNNNNNNNNNNNNNNNNNNNNNNNNNNNNNNNNNNNNNNNNNNNNNNNNNNNNNNNNNNNNNNNNNNNNNNNNNNNNNNNNNNNNNNNNNNNNNNNNNNNNNNNNNNNNNNNNNNNNNNNNNNNNNNNNNNNNNNNNNNNNNNNNNNNNNNNNNNNNNNNNNNNNNNNNNNNNNNNNNNNNNNNNNNNNNNNNNNNNNNNccccaaaaaaaaaaaagaaaaagaaaaaatgaggtCAAGATGATATAATGACCAATTAGATGTACcttgcaatctctaaatcttACCTTTCGATTGCATTTGTGAAGAGTTCAAGTTCATCTAGTGATCCATATACATCATAAATGTCATCAATTACTGTTAAAATGGAAATTAATTTGGTGAGCCCTATCCTGCATCTGGAGAATTGGGGATCATAGATAATTCCAACTGCCCATAAGAAATTTTCCACTAATCGGTCCCTCGAAAATGAAAGCTCTTCTTTGAAATCTAAGTCACTCCACCAACTATATATTAgagaaaacaacaaaattagTCTCATTATTTTACAATAAGAAGTCATAATCATTTGACTGAATTAAATAAGACAAAAGATATTGATTTATGAATGTTTTTAAGATAGAATGAAGCAGAAAAAACAAAATGCTCTTGGACTAAATACACAAAGGGGTCATCTTGCATTAAAGATTGATGCTTTGCACGCACTATCATTGGTCCATGCTAACCTAAAGGCCACTTGGGTCTTTGTTGGAATTTGGGTACTAGACCCAAGGATGATAAAAGTTATGATTTTAATTAAAATGTATTAAGACAAAAGGCACTGATTTTacgatttttttaaaaaagaaaatgaatttgaAAGACAACATGCTTTTTGACCAAATGCACGGAGAGACAAGACGACCACACTATCTCtcattaaggctatgtttggcaaccaagagaagacaaaaaagaaaagaaatgaaatggtaagaaaataaaaaattatgtctgTCTAgcaataaatagaagaaaagatttatttatttattttttttccttcttgtgttttcttgtattttaggcaaaactttttttttttttggacaacaGGAGAAAAGTTCATTATTCCCAaggtaaaatttaaaaaatctaCCTTAGGTTTAGAACATATcaaacacaatgagaatttcttaaaccaaaaaaataatacaattttaatatatatattttttcttctcttaagtCCTTGACTACCAAATACAGCCTAAAGGTAAAAAATTTTACCCTTATTcactctcattggcccatgCTACCCTAAAGGCCATGCCGACAAACTCACTTCCCTTGTCCCTTTAGATGTAAAATAGAAGAAACCActtgggctgtgtttggtagccaagaaaaggaaagaaaagaaaagaaaaaagtacaatttctgtattttttttcttgggttaagaatttttttttgcacttggtatgtcttcactcATGAGAAGATTctctttttcaaattcaaaattccccttgagaattgtgaaattttcttttgcttctccaaaaattttcttaccaaaaacagaagaaaacatgagaaaatatgaaaacataataagacaaaaaatgaatgattacacaatgatttcctatgtgtctatctctctcttaaaattcaattttttttgaatttttttcttttattttcttttcttgataaccaaacatacatacactttttattttctcacaatttcttctcttttttttttttctagattctattttcttttcttttcttttcttctcttggctaccaaacatagccttggGGTATTAGTTAGAACTGTTTGTTGGAATTTGGGTACTGGAGTTTTAGTCAGAACTGTTTGTTGGAATTTGGGTACTGGACTCATAGGAACATGTGAAGTGAAGGGGTCCGGCTTTTaccaaaccaaagaagaaagggCGCAAAAGCAAAACCCTTTGATTAAAAATAGTACCAGTTAATCATGTTTGTAATCAaaacaaatagatttttttaactaaaaaatCACCTGGAGAGCTCCTTTAATTCCCTTTGGTGTACTGATTGGACAATGTTGAAATCCAGCTTTGCTAGCTCAACCAATATTCTTGAACTACTCTTCGTTTGCTCCTCTTCCTCGCAAATATTTATGTAGTTCCTAGCCTCTAATCTCACCATTCTCCAGTGTAATGGAACTTCCAGAGATTGTCTCACTTGTTCTGTCATCATTGATGACTTGAGACTAGAGATGCTGAATTCCATGGCTTCCTCTAAAACATCTTCTCCATTCATTCCAAGATGTGAAGCTTCATATAACCCCAAGAGACCCTCATGGGTTTCCTTATTCAAGCAGTCCATGAAGCTCCCATCCTTGTTTTTGAATTCATTGAACACATCTATTGTGAACCAAGCATATATCACATATCAACAGAATTGAAAATCTGGTAATTCAAAGCAGTTCTATATACTTTCTTTTGTAAATTACCTGAACTAATTTGATAGCCATGTTCTCGAAAAATTCGAAATTTTAAAGCAGCAGTGTAGAGATCATGATTGCACTCCAAATGAACCAGATGAAGAAGGGAGTCTTTGATCTCATCCTGGAAGTGGTAAGCCACACCCAATCGTTGAATTGAGTCAATGAGTTTCAATTGAACCAATGGATCCTTGTTGGACCGGATCAGCTGCTTTACTTCTTTCTTGAGCTCCTCTAAGCGACCATGGGAGACTTCATTCTGCAATTCAAACAGGTAGAGGGAGTTTGTTGGTAAATTGGGCATTGAGACCAATTGAAAGTGTAAATTAAAATACTAAAGAGTTATAAAGACTAACTAACCGAGTAAGGATTCTTCAATGACTGAATGAGTTGGTGATCCCAAATGGTAGGATGATAATGAGCTGATCGGCGTTCACTCTCTCCTGTTGCTGACAATCGCTTTGTGCGCCGAGAGTGAATGACCGTTCCTTGGCACAGATTGCATGTATTTCGCAGCCGTAAGAAGTTGGTGCGATGCAGTAGTATTACAGGCGAAGAAGATGAATGTAGAGGGATGACACCCATTTTGATGGAGAGGAGTTGAAAGGAGGACGAAGCTGAATGTACTACCATTTTATTGTTGAAGACCAATATTGCCTGTGTTTGAGAATCTAAGAAGATGGTGGCTTCGATCTTTTTATATCATTTATcagaggacaaaattttccttcacccatggttGGATGTTGAGACGGTCCAGATATGATCCACATTATtcatcatctctctcctctctattgTACATGGTCCCGAGGGTATgaggaaaacttgatcctttattaaatgcataaaaaaaaaaaataataaagaaagaaaagtaacCTAACTTAAAAGGTAACATGGCTTCTACGCCTAAGGCACATGGAAGGATGAAAGGAAAGGCCTGTTCACTTACATGGCATGCACCcacataaaacataaaaaatcatctCCACCAGGAGCTTCTTTTTGTCCTTCTACAGATGTAGATGATCAACAtgagaggaagaggagttacatAAGCGTTTTGTATTATTACTAGTGATGAACTACCTAAGGGGGGTAGAATCCAATGGAGAAAGAGCCAAAAAGATTATAGGTAGGCTCTGCATATTTAATAGAAGAAAAACTCTATCCATTGTGATTGTAGTATATCCTATTCGTATTGAACACAAGGAAAAGGTTGTCCATAGTCATTAAGTTATATTATATCTGTGGTTAAATCTTTTTCAATTCTCAGTCTCACTTATAAATTATGAAAGAAGGCTTTTCTCCTTGGTAGTCCCCATGTGATTATGCCTTCATCCAGTATCGAAAATTAAATCTACTATAATAAGCCCACTTGTAGTCAATATTTTAGAAAAGTGATCATGTGGCAAAATCAAGCATTGAAATATTAAGGATTATAGAAAGGGTGAACAGattataataataagaagatcCATGGTCATACATGAGGAGCCATACCAGAGTGTATAGTTGAAATTTAAACCTGAAATTTGATAATATCCTTCCTTGATTTGCTCATACTGGTTATGAGATTCTAATTTGTTGACATAATTAGAGGCTAACTTGATTCAAgtaatttatatataaaggaaaattcttatttatttgaGGAATTATCACTTCCCTGAACTATAgttaaatatcaaaatttcctacgttttttaaaatatttcagTCTCCTCTCcctaaatcaaaagattctatcaacGTGACTAGGTATTAAATTTTGCCGTTAAGTGggtgtccttttttttttttttttataatccccGAAATACCCCCACCTCTTTAATcaatcaaaacacaaaacctACCTCTACTGCCCGGCACACTCAAGATTTCCGACAACCTTCGATGAATCTCttgtaagaatattctctagaatattctctattattgtcccatataccaattaggttattgaccgatactaatctcatagaattggattccaaatagaaAACCCACTCCTCATC comes from Macadamia integrifolia cultivar HAES 741 unplaced genomic scaffold, SCU_Mint_v3 scaffold2377, whole genome shotgun sequence and encodes:
- the LOC122066408 gene encoding probable terpene synthase 9, whose amino-acid sequence is MVVHSASSSFQLLSIKMGVIPLHSSSSPVILLHRTNFLRLRNTCNLCQGTVIHSRRTKRLSATGESERRSAHYHPTIWDHQLIQSLKNPYSNEVSHGRLEELKKEVKQLIRSNKDPLVQLKLIDSIQRLGVAYHFQDEIKDSLLHLVHLECNHDLYTAALKFRIFREHGYQISSDVFNEFKNKDGSFMDCLNKETHEGLLGLYEASHLGMNGEDVLEEAMEFSISSLKSSMMTEQVRQSLEVPLHWRMVRLEARNYINICEEEEQTKSSSRILVELAKLDFNIVQSVHQRELKELSSWWSDLDFKEELSFSRDRLVENFLWAVGIIYDPQFSRCRIGLTKLISILTVIDDIYDVYGSLDELELFTNAIER